In one window of Enterobacteriaceae endosymbiont of Donacia cincticornis DNA:
- a CDS encoding porin: MKCNIFKILMLLLFSINFVYANDIYYNKNRQKINLYGSLEITKTYANNNANILKKYQNTISNIILGFKGVTNIFNNIYGYTQFEYSLPINQKEIDNNVFPSIRLGLIGLSFNNNNNSIDFGRNYGILYDATSYVKKGLFFTDDFMYNNNDKFMFGRTNNLITYRNRNFFNLIKGLNFALQYKGLFLPIKDNNYAEDSEKNSFINQEKYRQGWGTSIEYKLGDSGISFIGAYFNALKINNKSYNKILFVKEKDINYEQENSKKNNAVKAFSIGAKYEKNNIYLAVVFSEAQNSLIYFSDYKYLFADKIKNLEIVGQYKFSNELKTIISYIQSEGNNIPVGRHFTGGNINFIKYVSIDTVYEFNQNLSAYISYRINLLSKNNRYVNTNHIFHHNLFGIGLIYKF; the protein is encoded by the coding sequence ATGAAGTGTAATATATTTAAAATTTTAATGCTTTTATTATTTTCAATTAATTTTGTTTATGCTAATGACATTTATTATAATAAAAATAGACAAAAAATAAATTTATATGGATCTTTAGAAATTACTAAAACTTATGCTAATAATAATGCAAATATTTTAAAAAAATATCAAAATACTATATCAAATATTATTTTAGGATTTAAAGGAGTAACAAATATATTTAATAATATTTATGGTTATACTCAATTTGAATATAGTTTACCAATAAATCAAAAAGAAATAGATAATAATGTTTTTCCATCAATAAGATTAGGTCTAATAGGATTAAGTTTTAATAATAATAATAATTCTATAGATTTTGGAAGAAATTATGGAATATTATATGACGCAACTTCTTATGTAAAAAAAGGTTTATTTTTTACAGATGATTTTATGTATAATAATAATGATAAATTTATGTTTGGGAGAACAAATAATTTAATAACATATAGAAATAGAAATTTTTTTAATTTAATTAAAGGACTAAATTTTGCTCTTCAATATAAAGGATTATTCTTACCTATAAAAGATAATAATTATGCTGAAGATTCAGAAAAAAATTCGTTTATAAATCAAGAAAAATATAGACAAGGATGGGGAACCTCTATTGAATATAAGTTAGGTGATTCTGGAATAAGTTTTATAGGTGCTTATTTTAATGCTTTAAAAATAAATAATAAAAGTTATAATAAAATTCTTTTTGTAAAAGAAAAAGATATTAATTATGAACAAGAAAATTCTAAAAAAAATAATGCAGTAAAAGCTTTTTCTATTGGAGCTAAATATGAAAAAAATAATATTTATTTAGCTGTTGTATTTAGTGAAGCACAAAATTCATTAATATATTTTTCTGATTATAAATATTTATTTGCTGATAAAATTAAAAACTTAGAAATTGTTGGCCAATATAAATTCAGTAATGAATTAAAAACTATAATATCTTATATTCAATCAGAAGGAAATAATATACCTGTTGGAAGACATTTCACTGGAGGAAATATAAATTTTATCAAGTATGTATCAATTGATACAGTATATGAATTTAATCAAAATTTATCCGCTTATATAAGCTATCGTATTAATTTATTAAGTAAAAATAATAGATACGTAAATACAAATCATATTTTCCATCATAATTTATTTGGAATTGGTCTAATTTATAAATTTTAA
- a CDS encoding MBL fold metallo-hydrolase, whose translation MLWQKLLKQQKSMSNITNMRYKIISVTDFYQNCYLIWCKKTFDAALVDPGGEYQKILNVLKKYKLKIRKILITHCHLDHIGAAYILSKILSIPILGPHKHDIFWLKNIKLQSKLFNLPYCVYKNNIWLKNNQNISIGKINFKIYHCPGHTPGHIVFFNRFDKMLISGDTIFKNSIGRTDLPKSNFYILKNSIKKIFFFFKKRNITILPGHGEKTTSYREIKNNIYLK comes from the coding sequence ATGTTATGGCAGAAGCTTTTAAAGCAGCAAAAAAGTATGAGTAACATTACGAATATGAGATATAAAATTATTTCTGTTACAGATTTTTATCAAAATTGTTATTTAATATGGTGTAAAAAAACATTCGATGCAGCACTTGTTGATCCTGGAGGAGAATATCAAAAAATTTTAAATGTATTAAAAAAATATAAGTTAAAAATAAGAAAAATTTTAATTACTCATTGCCATCTAGACCATATTGGTGCAGCTTATATTTTATCTAAAATATTAAGTATACCTATTTTAGGACCTCATAAACATGATATTTTTTGGTTAAAAAATATAAAATTACAAAGTAAACTTTTTAATCTTCCATATTGTGTATATAAAAATAATATATGGTTGAAAAATAATCAAAATATTTCTATAGGAAAAATTAATTTTAAAATATATCATTGTCCCGGCCATACTCCAGGTCATATAGTTTTTTTTAATAGATTTGATAAAATGTTAATATCAGGTGATACTATTTTTAAAAATAGTATAGGCAGAACAGATTTACCAAAAAGTAATTTTTATATTTTAAAAAATTCTATAAAAAAAATATTCTTTTTTTTTAAAAAAAGAAATATTACTATATTGCCAGGTCATGGAGAAAAAACTACTTCTTATAGAGAGATAAAAAATAATATTTATTTAAAATAA
- the rpsA gene encoding 30S ribosomal protein S1: MNECFAELFKKSSKNKIINLGSIVSGVVIAIEKDIVVVDAGLKSESYIPITQFKNIKGELEIKIGDVVDVALDSIENGFGETILSREKAKRHEAWLFLEQANINKNNIKGIINGKVKGGFTVDLNSIRAFLPGSLIDIRPIRDTSHLEGKELDFKVIKLDKKRNNVVVSRKAVIESEHSVERNLLLNTIYEGMEIEGLVKNLTDYGAFVDLGGVDGLLHITDMAWKRVKHPSEIVNIGDNIKVKILKFDKEKIRVSLGLKQLEEDPWKSISKRYPENSKLIGRVTNLTDYGCFVEIEEGIEGLVHVSEMDWTNKNIHPTKIVSVNNKIEVMVLDIDEAKRRISLGIKQCTVNPWLEFAKNYNKGDHVNGKIKSITDFGIFIGLTGGIDGLVHLSDLSWINNGEDEIQKYKKNENITAILLQVDPERERISLGIKQLIEDPLNYYFIEHKKNHLVTGTITSIDNKNIKLKFNNGILGNIKLNEYKNHKIENIIKYFKIGQKIEGKISNIDRKNRIVNIIINIKLIENKIIKKNKNNNNFSNVMAEAFKAAKKYE, translated from the coding sequence ATGAATGAATGTTTTGCTGAATTATTTAAAAAATCCTCAAAAAATAAAATTATTAATTTAGGATCAATTGTTTCTGGAGTTGTTATTGCTATTGAAAAAGATATTGTTGTAGTTGATGCAGGATTAAAATCAGAATCTTATATTCCAATTACACAATTTAAAAATATAAAAGGTGAACTTGAAATTAAAATAGGAGATGTTGTAGATGTAGCACTAGATTCAATAGAAAATGGATTTGGTGAAACAATTTTATCTAGAGAAAAAGCAAAAAGACATGAAGCATGGTTATTTTTAGAACAAGCTAATATAAATAAAAATAATATTAAAGGTATTATCAATGGTAAAGTTAAGGGCGGATTTACAGTAGATTTGAATAGTATTAGAGCTTTTTTACCAGGTTCTTTAATTGATATCAGACCAATTAGAGATACTTCTCATTTAGAAGGTAAAGAATTAGATTTTAAAGTAATAAAATTAGATAAAAAAAGAAATAATGTAGTTGTATCTAGAAAAGCTGTAATAGAATCAGAACATAGTGTTGAAAGAAATTTATTACTTAATACTATTTATGAAGGAATGGAAATAGAGGGATTAGTAAAAAATCTTACTGACTATGGAGCTTTTGTTGATTTAGGTGGTGTTGATGGACTTTTACATATTACAGACATGGCATGGAAAAGAGTAAAACATCCTAGTGAAATTGTAAATATTGGAGATAATATTAAAGTTAAAATATTAAAATTTGATAAAGAAAAAATACGAGTTTCATTAGGATTAAAACAATTAGAAGAAGATCCATGGAAATCTATATCTAAACGTTATCCAGAAAATAGTAAATTAATAGGACGTGTAACTAATTTAACAGATTATGGATGTTTCGTAGAAATCGAAGAAGGTATTGAAGGATTAGTACATGTATCTGAAATGGATTGGACAAATAAGAATATACATCCTACTAAAATAGTATCTGTTAACAACAAAATTGAAGTTATGGTATTAGATATTGACGAAGCAAAAAGAAGAATTTCCTTAGGAATCAAACAATGTACTGTGAATCCTTGGTTAGAATTTGCAAAAAATTATAATAAAGGTGACCATGTTAATGGTAAAATTAAATCAATTACAGATTTTGGAATTTTTATCGGTTTAACTGGTGGTATAGATGGTTTAGTACATTTATCTGATTTATCATGGATAAATAATGGAGAAGATGAAATACAAAAATATAAAAAAAATGAAAATATTACTGCTATACTTTTACAAGTAGATCCAGAAAGAGAAAGAATTTCTTTAGGAATTAAACAATTGATAGAAGATCCTTTAAATTATTATTTTATAGAACATAAAAAAAATCATTTAGTTACAGGTACTATTACTAGTATAGATAATAAAAATATTAAATTAAAATTTAATAATGGAATATTAGGTAATATTAAATTAAATGAATATAAAAATCATAAAATTGAAAATATTATAAAATATTTTAAAATAGGACAGAAAATAGAAGGGAAAATTAGTAATATTGATCGTAAAAATAGAATTGTTAATATAATAATTAATATTAAATTAATAGAAAATAAAATTATAAAAAAAAATAAAAACAATAATAATTTTTCTAATGTTATGGCAGAAGCTTTTAAAGCAGCAAAAAAGTATGAGTAA
- the aroA gene encoding 3-phosphoshikimate 1-carboxyvinyltransferase yields MKNILILKSVHKIQGSITLPGSKSISNRVLLLSAIAKGNTKLVNLLNSDDVTYMLKTLQQLGINYKLSNNRTRCLIIGNNGHFKPKKKIKLFLGNAGTVMRPLTALLSLNDKCNVILTGEPRMKERPIKHLVDTLKSGGAKIKYLEKKYFPPINLKGGFQNYFNNNLIIDGSISSQFLTSLLIISPLLHNDTLINVKGNLVSKPYIDLTIKLMKIFGINVHNKNYKQFKIIGKQTYLSPKEYIIEGDASSASYFLAAAAIKGGTVRLNNINKNSIQGDIKYVNILKKMGAIIFYGSNYISCTKNTLKSINMDLNDIPDVAMTLAVVSLFAKGTTTIKNIYNWRVKETDRLVAMYNELKKTGAHVIIGKDFIKITPPKYIKKVIIETYNDHRIAMCFSLLSLSNNSVGIINPECTTKTYPNFFTEFKKISIYN; encoded by the coding sequence ATGAAAAATATTTTAATTTTAAAATCAGTACATAAAATTCAAGGTTCTATCACTTTACCAGGATCAAAAAGTATTTCTAATAGAGTATTATTATTATCTGCTATAGCAAAAGGAAATACTAAATTAGTAAATTTATTAAATAGTGATGATGTAACATATATGTTAAAAACATTACAACAATTAGGAATTAATTATAAATTATCAAATAATAGAACACGTTGTTTAATCATCGGTAATAATGGACATTTTAAACCTAAAAAAAAAATAAAATTATTTTTAGGAAATGCAGGAACTGTAATGAGACCATTAACAGCATTATTATCATTAAATGATAAATGTAATGTTATCTTAACTGGAGAACCTCGAATGAAAGAACGACCTATTAAACATCTTGTAGATACATTAAAAAGTGGAGGTGCTAAAATTAAATATTTAGAAAAAAAATATTTTCCACCTATAAATCTGAAAGGAGGTTTCCAAAATTATTTTAATAATAACCTTATAATAGATGGATCTATTTCTAGCCAATTTTTAACTTCTTTATTAATAATAAGTCCATTATTACATAATGATACATTAATTAATGTTAAAGGTAATTTAGTATCTAAACCATATATAGATTTAACTATTAAATTAATGAAAATTTTTGGTATTAATGTACATAATAAAAATTATAAACAATTTAAAATTATTGGAAAACAAACATATCTTTCGCCAAAAGAATATATTATAGAAGGAGATGCATCTTCCGCATCATATTTTTTAGCTGCAGCTGCAATAAAAGGAGGTACAGTAAGATTAAATAACATAAATAAAAATAGTATTCAGGGAGATATAAAATATGTTAATATTTTAAAAAAAATGGGTGCCATAATATTTTATGGTTCAAACTATATTAGTTGTACAAAAAATACTTTAAAATCCATTAATATGGATTTAAATGATATTCCAGATGTAGCTATGACACTAGCTGTAGTTAGTTTATTTGCTAAAGGAACTACAACTATTAAAAATATATATAATTGGAGAGTAAAAGAAACTGATCGTCTAGTAGCTATGTATAATGAATTAAAAAAAACTGGAGCTCATGTTATTATAGGTAAAGATTTTATCAAAATTACACCTCCTAAATATATTAAAAAAGTTATTATTGAAACTTATAATGATCATCGTATAGCTATGTGTTTTTCACTATTATCATTATCTAATAATTCTGTAGGTATTATAAATCCTGAATGTACTACTAAAACATATCCAAATTTTTTTACAGAATTTAAAAAAATTAGTATTTATAATTAA
- the serC gene encoding 3-phosphoserine/phosphohydroxythreonine transaminase: MKKIFNFSPGPATLPYEVLKQAQNELINWNNLNVSVMEISHRSNDFINLLENLKQDLRELINIPSQYDILFCQGGARTQFAAIPMNLLFYNEIADYVNIGHWSLQAIKEAKKYCVPNIINPLKKKNGIFYIKKMENWSLNKNSKYVHYCPNETIEGIAINEEPMLKNKIIIADLSSLILAKKIKVENYGLIYASTQKNIGIAGLTLIIIRKDLIFNNNKKRQEIPSVLDYKIISQHNSMFNTPPTFTLYLSGLILKWLKKIGGIKYISKINKKKAKLLYSTIDNSNFYINKIKPCNRSITNITFFLKDKKKENLFLQKAKKHGLYYLKGHKIIGGMRASIYNAMPIEGVKILINFMNDFEKNYI, from the coding sequence ATGAAAAAAATATTTAATTTTAGTCCTGGACCTGCTACTTTACCATATGAAGTTTTAAAACAAGCACAAAATGAATTAATAAATTGGAATAATTTAAATGTTTCAGTTATGGAAATTAGTCATCGTAGTAACGATTTTATAAATTTACTGGAAAATCTTAAACAAGATTTACGTGAATTAATTAATATTCCATCACAATATGATATATTATTTTGTCAAGGAGGAGCTAGAACACAATTTGCAGCAATACCTATGAATTTATTATTCTATAATGAAATAGCTGATTATGTAAATATTGGTCATTGGTCTTTACAAGCGATAAAAGAAGCAAAAAAATATTGTGTACCTAATATTATTAATCCATTAAAAAAAAAAAATGGTATTTTTTATATAAAAAAAATGGAAAATTGGTCTTTAAATAAAAATTCAAAATATGTACATTATTGTCCTAATGAAACTATAGAAGGTATCGCAATTAATGAAGAACCTATGTTAAAAAATAAAATTATTATAGCAGATTTATCATCTTTAATTCTTGCAAAAAAAATAAAAGTAGAAAATTACGGATTAATATATGCCAGTACGCAAAAAAATATTGGTATTGCTGGATTAACTCTAATAATTATAAGAAAAGATTTAATATTTAATAATAATAAAAAACGTCAAGAAATACCTTCAGTATTAGATTATAAAATAATTTCTCAACATAATTCAATGTTTAATACACCTCCTACATTTACATTATATTTATCTGGATTAATCTTAAAATGGTTAAAAAAAATAGGTGGAATAAAATATATTAGTAAAATTAATAAAAAAAAAGCAAAATTACTCTATTCTACTATAGACAATAGTAATTTTTATATAAATAAAATAAAACCTTGTAATAGATCTATAACAAATATTACTTTTTTTTTGAAGGATAAAAAAAAAGAAAATCTTTTTTTACAAAAAGCTAAAAAACATGGATTATATTATTTAAAAGGACATAAAATTATAGGAGGTATGAGAGCATCTATATATAATGCTATGCCTATAGAAGGCGTAAAAATATTAATAAATTTTATGAATGATTTTGAAAAAAATTATATATAA
- the rodA gene encoding rod shape-determining protein RodA → MKKKNFNYFIHSILHLDLILLILITIILIISIFTTWSSTGIYHHTFIKHKLIQIFIGFITMFVAVQIPPDIYKKYSFLFYWLCVILLIAVEFNGYITKGAQRWLNVYFIKFQPSEIAKIAVPLVIANIINKTKYPINIKTFLKIMVLILIPTILVAKQPDLGTAILISLSGLMILFLSGLSWKIIINSTIVFIMFLPFAWIFLLHDYQRERMSMLLRSHYDLLRVGYHIFQSKTTISSGGLLGKGWLHGTQTQLNFLPEKHTDFIFSVLAEEFGFIGILLIIFLYLLIIGRSLYLSFQCYHFFNRLIISGITFMLFLSIFINISMVSGLLPIVGIPLPLLSYGGTSLVVIMANFGIIMSMYTHNSKI, encoded by the coding sequence ATGAAAAAAAAAAATTTTAATTATTTTATTCATTCTATATTGCATTTAGATTTAATTTTATTAATATTAATAACAATTATTTTAATAATTAGTATATTTACAACATGGAGTTCAACAGGTATATATCATCATACTTTTATAAAACATAAATTAATACAAATTTTTATAGGTTTTATAACTATGTTTGTTGCAGTACAAATACCTCCAGATATTTATAAAAAATATTCTTTTTTATTTTATTGGCTTTGTGTTATTTTATTAATTGCTGTAGAATTTAATGGATATATTACAAAAGGTGCACAAAGATGGTTAAATGTATATTTTATTAAATTTCAACCATCTGAAATAGCAAAAATAGCTGTTCCTTTAGTAATCGCTAATATTATTAATAAAACTAAATATCCTATTAATATAAAAACATTTTTAAAAATTATGGTACTTATATTAATACCTACAATATTAGTAGCAAAACAACCAGATTTAGGTACTGCAATATTAATTAGTTTATCTGGACTGATGATTTTATTTTTATCTGGATTATCTTGGAAAATAATCATAAATAGTACTATTGTATTTATAATGTTTCTTCCTTTCGCCTGGATATTTTTATTACATGATTATCAAAGAGAAAGAATGTCAATGTTATTAAGATCACATTATGACCTATTAAGAGTAGGGTATCATATTTTCCAATCGAAAACTACAATTAGTTCTGGAGGTTTATTAGGTAAAGGATGGTTACATGGGACACAAACACAATTAAATTTTTTACCAGAAAAACATACTGATTTTATATTTTCTGTATTAGCAGAAGAATTTGGTTTTATAGGTATATTATTAATTATTTTTTTATATTTATTAATAATAGGAAGAAGTTTATATTTATCTTTTCAATGTTATCATTTTTTTAATAGATTAATAATTAGTGGAATAACATTTATGTTATTTTTATCCATTTTTATTAATATAAGTATGGTAAGCGGACTATTACCAATAGTAGGGATTCCTTTACCATTACTTAGTTATGGTGGCACATCTCTTGTAGTTATTATGGCTAATTTTGGAATTATAATGTCTATGTATACTCATAATAGTAAAATATAA
- the mrdA gene encoding penicillin-binding protein 2, whose amino-acid sequence MNLNYNFLDDHTIKSKILLKRIKILIRIFSIFIVIIIYNLYYLQIKNYKKYKLQAEQNYIRFFFLKPNRGLIYDRNGIVLAKNKNFYQITIKYNNLKDFCANFFIFQKILRLDINQCDILNFIKKQKKNNPLKKIKLKINLDNVQVSKFLVNKFRFPKISLKIYQKRYYPQSDVFAHIIGYINLIHHKKKIIFKNKEDVKNYNDISGKGINGIEKYYENILYGIPGYQKIAVNNKGIYSYDIYQKKAYTGSDIYLTIDYYLQNYIHSLMSDKRGAVIISDTRNGEILAMVSTPSFDPNIFVNNSEKNNITFLLKSNDDLLINRAIQGIYPPASTVKPYIALVALNLNLINEHTILFDPGWWKIPKLNTIYKDWKKSGHGYLNITKALQESSDSFFYKLAYNIGINKIHKWMTKFGYGKLTNVDLFNEKIGNMPTKKWKLKNIQIPWYIGDTISVGIGQSYWNATPIQIHNALTILVNNGISVPLHLFKKKKLNNIFSYYLSPKYKKVINFPIKYWNIIKKGMYNVVNKKNGTIYNYFSTAIKYQVAAKTGTAQVFNLKKKKNYNINTIEKKLRDHKLLISFAPFNNPKIAMTIIIENSDNSISVGEISRKIWDYIFIHKEKFLN is encoded by the coding sequence ATGAATTTAAATTATAATTTTTTAGATGATCATACAATAAAATCAAAAATTCTTTTAAAAAGAATTAAAATATTAATTAGAATATTTTCAATATTTATAGTTATTATAATATATAATTTATATTATTTACAAATCAAAAATTATAAAAAATATAAATTACAAGCTGAACAAAATTATATTAGATTTTTTTTTTTAAAACCTAATAGGGGATTAATATATGATAGAAATGGTATCGTTTTAGCTAAAAATAAAAATTTTTATCAAATTACAATTAAATATAATAATCTAAAAGATTTTTGTGCAAATTTTTTTATTTTTCAAAAAATACTAAGACTAGATATTAATCAATGTGATATTTTAAATTTTATAAAAAAACAAAAAAAAAACAATCCTTTAAAAAAAATTAAATTAAAAATTAATTTAGATAATGTACAAGTATCAAAATTTTTAGTAAATAAATTTAGATTTCCTAAAATATCATTAAAAATTTATCAAAAACGTTATTATCCTCAAAGTGATGTTTTTGCTCATATAATAGGTTATATTAATCTGATACATCATAAAAAAAAAATTATTTTTAAAAATAAAGAGGATGTAAAAAATTACAATGATATTTCAGGTAAAGGTATTAATGGTATCGAAAAATATTATGAAAATATATTATATGGTATTCCTGGTTATCAAAAAATTGCAGTAAATAATAAAGGTATATATTCATATGATATATATCAAAAAAAAGCTTATACAGGTAGTGATATTTATTTAACTATTGATTATTATTTACAAAATTATATTCACTCATTAATGAGTGATAAAAGAGGTGCTGTTATTATTAGTGATACAAGAAATGGAGAAATTTTAGCTATGGTATCAACTCCAAGTTTTGATCCTAATATTTTTGTAAATAATTCTGAAAAAAATAATATAACTTTTTTATTGAAAAGTAATGATGATCTTTTAATTAATCGAGCTATTCAAGGGATTTATCCACCTGCTTCTACTGTAAAACCATATATTGCTTTAGTAGCATTAAATTTAAATTTAATAAATGAACATACAATTTTATTTGATCCTGGATGGTGGAAAATTCCTAAATTAAATACAATTTATAAAGATTGGAAAAAATCTGGTCATGGATATTTAAATATTACTAAAGCATTACAAGAATCATCCGATTCTTTTTTTTATAAATTAGCTTATAATATTGGTATTAATAAAATACATAAGTGGATGACTAAATTTGGTTATGGTAAATTAACAAACGTTGATCTTTTTAATGAAAAAATCGGTAATATGCCTACAAAAAAATGGAAACTTAAAAATATACAAATACCCTGGTATATAGGAGATACTATTTCAGTAGGTATAGGACAAAGTTACTGGAATGCTACTCCTATACAAATACATAATGCATTAACTATATTAGTTAATAATGGTATTAGTGTTCCTTTACATCTTTTTAAAAAAAAAAAATTAAATAATATTTTTTCTTATTATTTATCACCAAAATATAAAAAAGTAATTAATTTTCCAATAAAATATTGGAATATAATAAAAAAAGGAATGTATAATGTAGTTAATAAAAAAAATGGGACTATTTATAATTATTTTTCTACAGCGATAAAATATCAAGTAGCTGCTAAAACAGGAACTGCACAAGTTTTTAATCTTAAAAAGAAAAAAAATTATAATATCAATACAATAGAAAAAAAATTAAGAGATCATAAACTTTTAATATCTTTTGCTCCGTTTAATAATCCTAAAATTGCTATGACAATAATTATCGAAAATAGTGATAATAGTATTTCAGTTGGAGAAATTTCAAGAAAAATTTGGGATTATATTTTTATACATAAAGAAAAATTTTTAAATTAA